One genomic window of Carassius auratus strain Wakin chromosome 14, ASM336829v1, whole genome shotgun sequence includes the following:
- the LOC113114381 gene encoding tripartite motif-containing protein 16-like translates to MAEARVSQDEFMCPVCLDLLKDPVAIPCGHSYCKICITDCWDQEDQKRVYSCPQCRQTFSPRPALSRNTMLAEVVEKLKKTRLSDDCYAGAGDVQCDVCTGRKYRAVKSCLMCLNSYCQNHLQQHESFFRGKRHNLTEATGRLQEMICQKHEKTLEVFCRTDQECICVLCMDDHKNHDTVSAAAQRTEKQKQLKETQKTLQQRIQQREKDLQQLRETVESHKRSAQTAVEDSERIFTELIRSIERSRSELIRLIRDQEKTAVSRAEERLERLEQEINDLRRRDAELEQLSHTQDHIQFLQSLQSLSAPPESTDVNDDLFSSLFSSDDLRESVHQLRDKLEDFCKQELKKISDRGKVLEIHLLSETSPSSRKDFLKYSHHLTLDLNTAHKRLRLSENNRLITNTGTEQPYPDHPDRFDGWSQVLCRESVCGRCYWEIDWSGDYGVCVSVSYKSISRKGGGVECFFGSNDQSWSLDCSSSSYLFRHNNIKTDVSVKSISSRIGVFVDHRAGTLSFYSVSDTMSLIHTVQTTFTQTLYPGFTVCYKSSVKLLMNQKTLTRDSTHNALSCMMNQ, encoded by the exons ATGGCTGAAGCCAGAGTTTCTCAGGATGAGTTCATGTGTCCGgtgtgtctggatctcctgaaggatccagtggctattccctgtggacacagttactgtaagatctgtattacagactgctgggatcaggaggatcagaagagagtctacagctgtcctcagtgcagacagaccttcagtccaagacctgctttatctagaaacaccatgctggctgaagtggtggagaaactgaagaagaccagaCTCTCTGATGACTGTTacgctggagctggagatgtgcagtgtgacgtctgtactggaagaaaatacagaGCCGTCAAGTCCTGTCTGATGTGTCTGAACTCTTACTGTCAGAATCACCTCCAACAACATGAGAGTTTCTTTAGAGGAAAGAGACACAATCTGACTGAagccactggacgactgcaggagatgatctgccagaaacatgagaagaCCCTTGAGGTTTTCTGTCGCACTGACCAGGAATgtatatgtgtgctgtgtatggATGACCATAAAAACCACGACACTGTATCAGCTGCAGCacagaggacagagaaacag aagcagctgaaggagacacagaagacgctccagcagagaatccagcagagagagaaagatctccagcagctgagagagactgtggagtctcataag cgctctgcacagacagcagtggaggacagtgagaggatctttactgagctcatccgctccattgagagaagccgctctgagctgatacgactgatcagagatcaggaaaagactgcagtgagtcgagctgaagaacgactggagcgactggagcaggagatcaatgatctgaggaggagagacgctgagctggagcagctttcacacacacaggatcacatccagttcctgcag agtttgcagtctctctcagcacctcctgaatctacagatgtaaatgatgatctcttcagttctctcttctcttctgatgatctgagagaatctgttcatcagctgagagacaaactggaggatttctgcaaacaggagctcaagaagatctcagacagaggtaaagtcctggagattcatctgctctcagaaaccagtcCATCATC CAGGAAGGACTTCCTAAAAT ATTCCCATCATctcactctggatctgaacacagCACATAAACGACTCCgtctgtctgagaacaacagaCTGATTACTAACACTGGCACAGAGCAAccatatcctgatcatccagacagatttgatggtTGGTcacaggtgttgtgtagagagagtgtgtgtggacgctgttactgggagattgacTGGAGTGGAGATTatggtgtgtgtgtatcagtgtcttataagagcatcagcaggaagggaggAGGTGTTGAGTGTTTTTTTGGAtctaatgatcagtcctggagtttggaCTGCTCTTCCTCCAGTTACTTATTCAGACACAATAACATAAAGACTGATGTCTCTGTGAAGTCCATCAGcagtagaataggagtgtttgtggatcacagagcaggaactctgtccttctacagcgtctctgacacaatgagcctcatccacacagtccagaccacattcactcagacgctctatcctgggtttacGGTTTGTTATAAGTCATCAGTGAAACTGTTGATGAATCAGAAGACACTGACGagagattctacccataatgctttgagctgcATGATGAATCAGTAA
- the LOC113114394 gene encoding aurora kinase B, which yields MQNKENREPRALQTQVAAVGPLRVSVNPDTHAVSGPGRVPVKSNTKKLSIRDFDIGRPLGKGKFGNVYLARERKLKVIVALKVLFKSQMEKEGVEHQLRREIEIQSHLRHPNILRFYNYFHDDTRVFLILEFAPRGEMYKELQRCGRFDDQRSATYMEELADALLYCHEKKVIHRDIKPENLLLGYRGELKIADFGWSVHAPSLRRRTMCGTLDYLPPEMIEGHTHDEKVDLWCIGVLCYECLVGNPPFETASHTETYKRITKVDLQFPKLVSDGARDLISKLLRHSPSMRLPLRSVMEHPWVKANSRRVLPPVCNTHH from the exons ATGCag AATAAAGAGAACCGGGAGCCCAGAGCTCTGCAAACACAG gtgGCTGCTGTGGGTCCTCTCAGAGTCAGTGTGAATCCAGACACACACGCTGTTTCAG GTCCTGGGAGAGTTCCTGTGAAATCAAACACAAA GAAGCTGTCCATCAGAGACTTCGACATCGGCCGTCCGCTGGGGAAGGGCAAGTTCGGTAACGTTTATCTGGCGCGCGAGCGGAAGCTGAAGGTGATCGTGGCTCTGAAGGTGCTCTTCAAGTCTCAGATGGAGAAGGAAGGAGTGGAGCATCAGCTGCGGAGAGAGATCGAGATCCAGTCTCACCTCAG GCATCCCAACATCCTGCGCTTCTACAACTACTTCCACGACGACACGCGTGTGTTTCTGATCCTGGAGTTCGCTCCGCGGGGAGAGATGTACAAAGAGCTTCAGCGCTGCGGACGCTTCGACGACCAGCGCTCCGCCACC TACATGGAGGAGCTGGCGGACGCTCTTCTGTACTGTCACGAGAAGAAGGTGATCCACAGAGACATTAAACCGGAGAACCTTCTGCTGGGATACAGGGGAGAGCTCAAGATCGCAGACTTCGGCTGGTCCGTCCATGCACCCTCtctcag acgGCGGACCATGTGTGGGACTCTGGACTATCTTCCTCCAGAGATGATCGAGGGTCACACTCACGATGAGAAGGTGGATCTGTGGTGCATCGGTGTGTTGTGTTACGAGTGTCTGGTGGGGAACCCTCCGTTCGAGACGGCCAGCCACACAGAGACATACAAGCGCATCACTAAG gtggATCTTCAGTTCCCGAAGCTGGTGTCTGACGGTGCTCGTGATCTGATCTCCAAGCTGCTGCGTCACAGTCCATCCATGCGTCTGCCGCTCCGGAGCGTGATGGAGCATCCCTGGGTCAAAGCCAACTCCCGCCGCGTCCTGCCGCCCGTCTGCAACACacaccactga